The Streptomyces camelliae genome window below encodes:
- a CDS encoding RNA-directed DNA polymerase, whose amino-acid sequence MNRRPFFAYLDEAWTRLFHGRGRSEIPDIINWADINASWFDVRKNVVTALRSGQVGPDYVEVLDLPKNPVAVRPIARLTVHDRLVYDTLVFSIAELVEAQLRESVYSARWGDNGKSFWSPVNSWVSMQKHGVQLVTETPFQLARTDVVSFYEHIDIDTLAIDIQSTGASPRVTESLITYLRMFQSSSHAWGIPQGPDSSAILANLYLLPVDEFVHRSDFEYLRYSDDMMIFDTERESLRDALLEINAILRSRRLSMSMTKTSIHDEANALSQLEDLEKDAINYGLKIGEIGADERLYKLFLEAIAGKQLDRDVKFALFRMGNLKDDRALPWALRHLKESHHLVVEIIRYLECFPERLHAVTRAYVSTMRQAADRKYDSLEQRILQAATRQRINSPDIRDAAWAILQNKNKSSLPREFAARYLGRVSTIADGQLLRREYEHESDVNVRRALLVAMYEAHSVSRPLLERLAQSNSRLVWVSRYLLGDPVVPLPR is encoded by the coding sequence ATGAACCGCCGCCCGTTCTTCGCATATCTCGATGAGGCGTGGACTCGCCTGTTTCATGGGCGAGGACGGTCAGAAATACCCGACATCATCAATTGGGCAGACATAAACGCCTCCTGGTTTGATGTCCGCAAAAATGTTGTGACCGCACTCCGAAGCGGCCAAGTCGGCCCCGACTATGTCGAGGTTCTAGATCTCCCCAAAAATCCTGTCGCCGTTCGACCGATTGCACGCCTGACAGTACATGATCGCCTCGTTTACGATACGCTCGTCTTCTCCATTGCCGAGCTGGTTGAGGCTCAGCTTCGCGAGAGCGTTTACAGTGCAAGATGGGGTGACAACGGTAAGTCTTTCTGGTCGCCTGTTAACTCGTGGGTTTCCATGCAAAAACACGGCGTGCAGCTGGTGACGGAAACCCCGTTTCAGCTAGCTCGGACCGATGTCGTTTCATTTTACGAGCATATCGACATCGATACACTGGCAATCGATATCCAATCCACTGGCGCATCCCCTCGGGTGACCGAAAGCCTAATTACCTATCTCCGAATGTTCCAGTCTTCGAGCCATGCTTGGGGAATACCGCAGGGGCCCGACTCTTCAGCAATTTTGGCCAATCTTTATCTCTTGCCCGTGGATGAGTTCGTTCACAGGTCAGATTTCGAGTACCTGCGCTACTCGGACGACATGATGATATTCGACACAGAGAGGGAGTCTCTCCGGGACGCCTTGCTTGAAATAAATGCCATTCTCCGCTCGCGTCGCCTCTCTATGTCTATGACTAAAACCAGCATCCATGACGAGGCGAACGCACTTTCACAACTTGAGGACCTAGAAAAGGACGCGATCAATTATGGGCTAAAGATCGGAGAAATCGGAGCCGACGAAAGGCTCTATAAACTCTTTCTCGAAGCAATCGCAGGGAAGCAATTAGATCGAGATGTTAAGTTCGCCCTCTTCCGTATGGGAAACTTGAAGGATGATCGCGCCCTCCCCTGGGCCCTGCGACATCTCAAGGAAAGTCACCATTTGGTGGTTGAGATAATCAGATATCTTGAGTGCTTCCCTGAGCGCTTGCATGCAGTTACCAGGGCCTACGTATCCACGATGCGGCAGGCCGCCGATCGCAAGTACGACAGCCTGGAACAGCGCATACTCCAGGCCGCTACGCGCCAGAGAATCAACTCACCCGACATCCGAGATGCAGCCTGGGCGATACTTCAGAACAAGAATAAGTCGAGCCTCCCTCGCGAGTTTGCTGCCCGATACCTCGGAAGGGTAAGTACGATTGCTGACGGGCAGCTCCTACGCCGCGAGTACGAGCACGAATCCGACGTAAACGTTCGACGTGCGCTGCTTGTCGCAATGTACGAAGCCCATTCAGTCTCCCGCCCGCTACTTGAGAGACTGGCCCAATCTAATTCCAGACTAGTGTGGGTGAGTCGTTACCTCCTCGGCGACCCCGTAGTGCCCCTACCTCGCTAG
- a CDS encoding NUDIX hydrolase, producing the protein MLLYMSQAQEATPSPLHSVSVAGVVVREDGRLLAIRRADNGTWELPGGILELNETPEAGVAREVLEETGIHVEVDELTGVYKNVTRGIVALVFRCKPSGGTERTSSESTAVSWLTPEEVSERMAEVFAVRLLDALDGNGPHVRSHDGKRLIPAG; encoded by the coding sequence ATGCTCCTCTACATGAGTCAAGCACAGGAAGCGACACCCTCCCCCCTGCACTCCGTATCCGTGGCCGGAGTAGTGGTGCGCGAGGACGGCCGCCTCCTGGCGATCCGCCGAGCTGACAATGGCACCTGGGAACTTCCCGGGGGCATCCTCGAACTCAACGAGACCCCCGAGGCCGGCGTAGCCCGCGAGGTCCTGGAGGAAACAGGCATCCACGTCGAGGTAGACGAACTGACCGGCGTCTACAAGAACGTGACCCGCGGCATCGTGGCCCTGGTCTTCCGCTGCAAGCCTTCCGGAGGCACCGAGCGCACCTCAAGTGAGTCCACGGCCGTCTCCTGGCTCACGCCCGAGGAGGTCAGCGAGCGCATGGCCGAGGTCTTCGCAGTCCGGCTCTTGGACGCCTTGGACGGCAACGGCCCCCACGTACGCAGCCACGACGGCAAGCGCCTCATCCCAGCGGGATAA
- a CDS encoding DUF4145 domain-containing protein, which translates to MSNRTFPDVPPAIESLAVEAHDCLTIKADRAAVTLARAVVEASAKERGVTKGSLIAKIDELHELGLLRGHVKEAAHEVRFGGNEAAHGDLTPVDHEAAEEILTLMDEVLNDLFQSPARVARARQRRLERSQAPPGPANAAVPEGTAE; encoded by the coding sequence ATGTCCAATAGGACGTTCCCGGATGTTCCCCCAGCCATCGAGTCGCTCGCGGTTGAAGCACACGATTGCCTGACGATCAAGGCCGACCGAGCTGCTGTCACACTCGCGCGGGCCGTGGTCGAGGCATCCGCGAAGGAAAGGGGGGTCACCAAAGGGAGCCTGATCGCGAAGATTGATGAGCTTCACGAACTGGGGCTACTGCGCGGGCACGTCAAGGAAGCAGCCCACGAAGTGCGCTTCGGTGGTAACGAGGCAGCCCATGGCGATCTAACCCCAGTTGATCACGAGGCGGCCGAAGAAATCTTGACGCTCATGGATGAGGTGCTGAACGACCTGTTTCAGTCCCCAGCTCGCGTGGCACGTGCCCGGCAGCGGCGCCTAGAGCGTTCCCAGGCACCCCCGGGGCCAGCTAACGCTGCCGTGCCAGAGGGGACAGCCGAGTAG